The following are encoded together in the Vigna angularis cultivar LongXiaoDou No.4 chromosome 9, ASM1680809v1, whole genome shotgun sequence genome:
- the LOC128194029 gene encoding uncharacterized protein LOC128194029, with amino-acid sequence MDIYPYIDLRDCHVIFFIFSFRSRISPTMNPLSYIHSFMDMEDNTWDAIAPFFSSLVNLRSVFIQCDAEFQLSKQVKTILVEYGVNITESRISKHCFRSSVVGVGRYNEFLNTVLTSSESCDVCLPGDNDPYWLAHIGEGHSVSFTVPQDRVMKGIVLYVVYLSTRGIVTTECFTSVLIVNYTKCTLLMHNHDRVISFMPYSLE; translated from the exons ATGGATATATATCCTTACATCGACTTGAGGGACTGTCACgtaatctttttcattttctcatttcGGTCTCGGATTTCACCAACAATGAATCCCCTATCTTATATTCATTCGTTCATGGATATGGAGGATAATACTTGGGATGCTATCGCACCGTTCTTTAGCAGCCTGGTAAATCTTCGAAGCGTTTTCATTCAGTGTGACGCCGAGTTTCAACTATCTAAGCAAGTGAAAACTATTCTGGTTGAATATGGCGTGAATATTACAGAATCAAGAATTTCAAAGCATTGCTTCAGGTCTTCTGTGGTTGGTGTTGGGAGATACAATGAATTCTTAAATACT GTATTGACAAGCAGTGAGTCATGTGATGTTTGTCTCCCAGGTGACAATGATCCTTACTGGTTGGCCCATATAGGTGAGGGACATTCTGTTTCTTTCACTGTGCCTCAAGATCGTGTCATGAAGGGAATAGTTTTGTATGTTGTTTATTTATCAACCCGGGGAATCGTGACAACTGAATGTTTTacaagtgttttaattgttaattatacAAAGTGCACATTactgatgcacaaccatgacaGAGTAATTTCATTTATGCCTTATTCACTTGAGTGA
- the LOC108321505 gene encoding disease resistance protein RPV1, with translation MSYTSSSSKSKLRWIYDAFISFRGEDTRKNFVSHLYSALANAGVNTFLDDEKLAKGQQLKTELFHAIEGSQISIVVLSENYIYSSWCLDELVKIMECHAFRGQVVLPVFYGVFPRFLRNLNDVSFEVSDLHRVKQWKKALGEVAGFAGWDVSNYRSENFVVKEIVGEVLERLDRTYMSITDFPVGLECRVEHCIGLLRKETRGAYILGIWGMGGIGKTTIAKAIYNEIRYEFKHKSFLANIREVWQRDQGQIDLQERLLSDILKTKKVKVYSSDWGKAMIKETLCTKRVLVVLDDVNTLEQLSALCGNGNGIVQGSLIIITTRDVRLLNVLEVDHVYEVEEMNEIESLELFSWHAFKEANPQEDFLELSKQVVTYSGALPLALEVLGSYLYKRREKEWKSVLSKLKEIPNDKIQEKLKISYDGLSDHTEKDVFLDICCFFIGKDRGYVTEILNGCGLHAEIGITVLIERSLIKVEKNNKLGIHDLLRDMGREIVRRSSPLEPQKRSRLWVHDDVLDILTEHTGTGVIEGLALKMQRTSGVCFSTETFGKMKRLRLLKLDNVQLDGDYGHLPKQLRWVDWKEFSLTHIPENFYQENIVAIDLKYSYLKLVWKVPQFLERLKFLNLSHSKYLSKTPDFSKLPNLEKLILKDCPSLFEVHHSIGDLSNLLLLNLKDCTCLGNLPMVIYKLKSLQTLILSGCSNIDKLEEDIGQMESLTTLIADNTSLKQVPFAILRSKQIGYISLCGYEGLAREVFPSLIWTLMSHTRGPLSCFQPFGIMPTSIVSMNIQDNNLVNLLSKVSEFSKLRSISVQCDSDFQLTQELRSVLHKLCNVNSSEPESAYQSQIPENSMASYLIGMGSYQQVFYMLSNSISKVLKTNSSTDFVLPGDNYPYWLAYRGEGYSVPFQVPEDSECRMKGMLLCVVYSSTPGNMETKNLTNVFIFNYTKCTIQIYKQATTMFFSDEDWQGVISNLGPGDKVEIFVGVGDGITAKKTAVYLIYGQSITMRMESLGLSAQESPELSVILSPKMSAQPTTDVEMKAKKPKKNIFEKIRNIVRVCSCLD, from the exons ATGTCTTACACTTCATCATCCTCAAAATCTAAGCTCCGATGGATATACGATGCGTTCATCAGTTTCCGCGGGGAAGACACTCGTAAGAATTTCGTTTCTCATCTCTATTCCGCTCTTGCAAATGCTGGGGTCAACACTTTTCTGGACGACGAGAAGCTTGCCAAAGGACAACAGCTGAAAACAGAACTGTTTCATGCAATAGAAGGGTCTCAAATTTCCATTGTTGTTTTATCCGAAAACTACATTTACTCTTCATGGTGTCTCGACGAACTAGTCAAAATCATGGAATGCCATGCTTTTAGAGGTCAAGTGGTTTTACCCGTGTTTTATGGCGTTTTCCCTCGGTTTCTACGTAACCTCAACGATGTTTCTTTCGAAGTTAGTGACCTCCACCGGGTGAAACAATGGAAGAAAGCGCTGGGCGAAGTAGCAGGTTTTGCAGGGTGGGATGTTTCAAATTACAG AAGTGAAAACTTTGTTGTGAAGGAAATTGTTGGTGAAGTTTTGGAAAGACTAGATAGAACATACATGTCTATTACAGACTTTCCAGTTGGATTGGAATGTCGTGTGGAACATTGTATTGGCCTTCTAAGAAAGGAAACAAGAGGAGCTTATATATTAGGGATTTGGGGAATGGGAGGGATTGGTAAAACAACCATAGCCAAAGCCATCTACAATGAAATACGATatgaatttaaacataaaagtttCCTGGCAAATATTAGAGAAGTTTGGCAAAGAGATCAAGGGCAGATTGATTTACAAGAACGACTTCTTTCTGATATCCTGAAAACAAAAAAGGTGAAGGTTTATAGCAGTGATTGGGGAAAAGCTATGATCAAGGAAACGCTTTGCACCAAAAGAGTACTTGTTGTACTCGATGATGTTAATACATTAGAACAATTAAGTGCACTATGTGGAAATGGTAATGGGATTGTTCAAGGAAGTCTAATAATCATTACAACAAGAGATGTACGTCTACTCAATGTTCTTGAAGTTGACCATGTAtatgaagtggaggaaatgaATGAGATCGAGTCTCTTGAGCTTTTCAGTTGGCATGCTTTTAAGGAAGCAAATCCACAAGAAGATTTCCTTGAACTTTCAAAACAAGTAGTCACTTACAGTGGAGCACTACCTCTAGCTCTTGAAGTTCTTGGATCTTATCTATacaagagaagagaaaaagagtgGAAAAGTGtattatcaaaactaaaagaaataccaaatgataaaatacaagagaaattgaaaataagttatGATGGTTTAAGCGATCATACGGAGAAGGACGTATTCCTTGACATATGTTGCTTCTTTATCGGTAAGGACAGAGGCTATGTCACAGAGATACTAAATGGCTGTGGACTTCATGCTGAAATCGGAATAACAGTCCTGATAGAAAGGAGCCTTATAAAAGTTGAAAAGAATAACAAACTTGGAATTCATGATTTGCTACGAGACATGGGCAGAGAAATTGTTCGTCGAAGTTCACCACTAGAACCACAGAAGCGCAGTCGGTTGTGGGTTCATGATGATGTACTTGATATATTGACAGAACATACT GGAACAGGAGTCATTGAGGGATTGGCTttgaagatgcaaagaaccagTGGAGTTTGTTTCAGTACTGAAACATTTGGGAAAATGAAGAGACTGAGACTTTTGAAACTTGATAATGTACAACTAGATGGAGATTATGGGCATCTTCCCAAACAACTGAGATGGGTTGATTGGAAAGAATTTTCATTAACCCACATACCTGAAAACTTTTATCAGGAAAACATAGTTGCTATTGACTTAAAATACAGTTATCTTAAACTAGTATGGAAGGTGCCTCAG TTTCTGGAGAGGCTAAAATTTCTCAATCTTAGTCATTCCAAGTACTTATCAAAGACCccagatttttcaaaactacCAAATCTTGAGAAGCTCATTCTCAAAGATTGTCCAAGCTTGTTTGAAGTACACCATTCAATTGGAGATCTAAGTAACCTCCTTCTTCTAAACTTGAAGGATTGTACATGCCTAGGAAATCTTCCTATGGTAATCTATAAGTTGAAGTCATTACAAACCCTCATCCTTTCTGGTTGTTCAAATATTGACAAGTTAGAAGAAGACATAGGGCAGATGGAATCCTTAACAACTCTAATTGCAGACAATACTAGTCTTAAACAAGTGCCTTTTGCCATACTAAGATCCAAACAGATTGGATATATATCCCTTTGTGGATATGAAGGATTGGCACGAGAAGTTTTCCCTTCTCTCATATGGACTTTGATGTCACATACAAGGGGACCTTTATCCTGTTTTCAACCATTTGGGATCATGCCAACATCTATAGTCTCCATGAATATACAGGATAATAATTTGGTTAACCTATTATCAAAAGTAAGTGAGTTTTCAAAACTTCGAAGTATTTCTGTACAATGCGACTCAGATTTTCAACTAACTCAAGAACTAAGATCAGTTCTGCATAAGTTATGCAATGTAAACTCTTCTGAACCGGAAAGTGCATATCAATCACAAATTCCAGAAAATTCTATGGCATCGTATTTGATTGGAATGGGAAGCTACCAGCAAGTCTTCTATATGCTTAGCAATAGCATATCAAAG GTATTGAAAACCAATAGTTCTACTGATTTTGTGCTTCCAGGGGACAATTATCCTTATTGGTTAGCCTATAGAGGGGAAGGTTATTCAGTACCTTTTCAAGTTCCTGAAGATAGTGAATGTCGCATGAAGGGAATGCTATTGTGTGTTGTTTATTCATCAACCCCTGGAAACATGGAAACTAAAAATCTTACTAATGTCTTCATCTTTAATTACACAAAGTGCACCATTCAGATATATAAGCAAGCAACAACAATGTTCTTTAGTGATGAAGATTGGCAGGGTGTAATATCAAATCTAGGACCCGGAGACAAAGTGGAGATTTTTGTAGGTGTTGGTGATGGAATCACTGCTAAGAAAACAGCAGTGTATCTGATATATGGTCAGTCAATTACAATGAGAATGGAGTCACTTGGACTGAGTGCACAAGAATCACCTGAGCTGAGTGTGATTCTGTCACCTAAAATGAGTGCACAACCAACCACTGATGTGGAAATGAAGGCGAAGAAAccgaagaaaaatatatttgaaaaaattagaaacattgTTAGAGTATGTTCATGTTTGGATTAG